Below is a genomic region from Candidatus Abyssobacteria bacterium SURF_5.
CGCTGATCTTCTGAATCTGGATCGGGAACGGCTCGATTTCGGCCTCGCGCGTTTCCCATTCGGAGCTTGTCCTGTTCTTGATGACGCGGCACGGTTTTCCGGTGAAACAGCGCGTGCGGACGGTGCCTTCGTCGTCGATCTCGGCGATCTTGTTCTTATAGTTCATGTGTGCGTAGGCTTCTTTGCTGGCGACAAAGCGGGTGCCCATCCAGACTCCGACGGCGCCGAGCGCGAGCGCGGCGACGAGTCCGCGTCCATCCGCGATTCCTCCGGCGGCAACGACGGGTTGTTTGACACAATCGACGACAGCCGGCACGAGCGCAAGCGTGCCAACCCTGCCGGTATGCCCGCCGCCATCGTATCCTTGCGCGACGACGATATCGACTCCGCCGGCGGCCACGCGTTTCGCGTTTTTCGTATTGCCGACAAGCGAGATGACCTTGATACCCAGCTCGTGCGCCTGTGGAACGACGGGGGCGGGATTGCCCAATCCTGAAGCGAGGATGGGTACGCCTTCCTCAAAGACGATATCGATCTGCCTTCTCACCTCATCGGTGAACTCTTCTACGCGCGGGTCTGCGGAAGGCCGGCCGTAGGTCGCGAAAAGGATGTCGACACCGAACGGTTTATCCGTGCGGTCTTTCACCTGGCGGATCGCATCGCGAAGCTCATCAAGTGTCAGGAAAGCGGCGCCGATGACTCCGAGCCCCCCGGCCGCGGAGACGGCTGCAGCGAGTTCGGCGCGCGCGACGAATCCCATTCCCGCCTGGACAATCGGTTTCTCGATGCCAAGATGTTTGCAGAGGGTGGTGTTGAGTGCCGGATGCATGTTGAACCTCCGTTTCGAAGGAATCAGAGTTCTTCCTATTTTCCCTTGAACACCGGTTTGCGGCGCTCGATGAAAGCGGTAATCCCTTCGATCACGTCTTCACTCGAAAGGCATTTTCCCATATGTTCGCGCAGGTCGGAGAAATCTATTTTTTGCTCATAGGCGAAGCATCGGGAAAGCGTTTTCTTCATTCCTTCCAGCGAGAGAGGGGCGTTGGCGGCGATTTCACCGGCGACAGCCTGTACCCGCTCCTGCAGTTGGGCAAGCGGGACGACCTCGTTGACCATTCCCATCTGCTTCGCTTCGGCGGCAGACACCATTCTGCCGGTGTAAAGCATTTCGCGGGCGTAGGTGACGCCGACAGCGTTCACGAGCCGTTGCGCGAGCGGGAACGGCACGAGCAGTCCGATTTTGGCGAGCGGCATGGCGAATTTGGCGGTATCGGCGGCAATGAGGATATCGCAATGGAGCGCGAGTTCGCATCCGCCCGCGATTGCATATCCGTTTACCATGGCGATGACAGGGTAGCGGAACTCGGTGATGCTGTGCATCGCCTCCTCGATGCCGATATCCTCCCAGGAGGACGGGTCGGTGATCGATCTTCCTGTGGAGGCCAATTCGGCGAGGTCGATGCCGGATGAAAACGATTTTTCGCCAGCGCCCCTGATGATGACGGCGTGAATGTGATTCTTATGGTTCAAGCTTCGCATGAGGGCGGTGAATTCTTTCCACATGGCAAGGGTGAACGAGTTGCGGCGATCGGGGCGGTTGATGGTAATCGTGCAGATTGAGTCGCGTTCTTCAACAAGGAAATTGCTCGACATAGCCTCCTCCAAGGAAATTTCTCTGAAAGGACTTTATGATGCCGGAGCGGCGGCGATTACTTTATCATAATCCAAATCAGCAGACAAGGCGGAAATTAGTGCGACCTTTTTATAAGTTGTCGCCGGTTTGCGGTACAGCGGGATAGGACAAGATGCAGGCTGGGAAGCCTGCGCTACGTCGGGCACCTGAGCCGGTCCTTTCTTGACATGTCCCGCCGGGTGCTATAGCATAGTGGCGCTTCGGGGAAAATGGATGGGGAAAGGGAAGCCGAGATGAAATTTTTCAATTGGATGTGCCTCTTCGTGTTCGGGCTAATGATTGCCGGCTGTGCGCGAATGGCGGCGGACAGAGTCGAAAGACAGCCGCTGATTGTTCTGCTGACAGATTTTGGAGAACGAGACCATTATGTCGGCGCGTTAAAGGGGGCTATTTACAGCGCAAATGCGGACGCGCGCATAGAGAATATAACTCACCAGGTGGAGAAGTACGATATTTGGGGAGGAGCTTATACGCTTGCGGAAGCGGCAAGGGAATATCCGGGCGGCACAATCTTTGTGGCGGTTGTGGACCCGGGAGTCGGCTCCGAGCGCAAGGGTATCACAGTATTGACGGAGAACAAGAAGATTTTTGTCGGGCCGGACAACGGGATTCTTTCGATTGCGGGAAACGACGCCGGCGTCGTCGAGATACGCGAGATAACAAATGGTGCACTCATGCATCCCGGTGAGATTTCGAGCACCTTCCACGCGCGCGACATTTTCGGGCCTGTGGCCGGACATCTGGCGACAGGAGTTCCATTCGAATCCGTAGGGCCGCCGCTATCGGGTATGGAAGAGCTGAGTGCACCGAAAGCCGTATTGAAAGAAGAAGCAGTCCGAGGAGCTATCCTTCAC
It encodes:
- a CDS encoding nitronate monooxygenase, encoding MHPALNTTLCKHLGIEKPIVQAGMGFVARAELAAAVSAAGGLGVIGAAFLTLDELRDAIRQVKDRTDKPFGVDILFATYGRPSADPRVEEFTDEVRRQIDIVFEEGVPILASGLGNPAPVVPQAHELGIKVISLVGNTKNAKRVAAGGVDIVVAQGYDGGGHTGRVGTLALVPAVVDCVKQPVVAAGGIADGRGLVAALALGAVGVWMGTRFVASKEAYAHMNYKNKIAEIDDEGTVRTRCFTGKPCRVIKNRTSSEWETREAEIEPFPIQIQKISEYIGENIYEAARLHGKIDIGSCAAGQSSVLIHEVTSAADIVNKIVAEADEILTKLSA
- a CDS encoding enoyl-CoA hydratase/isomerase family protein; this encodes MSSNFLVEERDSICTITINRPDRRNSFTLAMWKEFTALMRSLNHKNHIHAVIIRGAGEKSFSSGIDLAELASTGRSITDPSSWEDIGIEEAMHSITEFRYPVIAMVNGYAIAGGCELALHCDILIAADTAKFAMPLAKIGLLVPFPLAQRLVNAVGVTYAREMLYTGRMVSAAEAKQMGMVNEVVPLAQLQERVQAVAGEIAANAPLSLEGMKKTLSRCFAYEQKIDFSDLREHMGKCLSSEDVIEGITAFIERRKPVFKGK